The DNA region TAACTTTTGCCAAGATTAATAAAAATATTTTGATATTGTTTAGGCGTCAAGCCAATGAAATTTTTGAAAAATCTTGTAAAATGACTCTGATCTGTAAACCCGGCACTAATTGCTGCCTCAGCTGGTTCTACACCTGTCTCTAAAAGTTTTTTAGCATGGTTTACTCTTAAAGTTTCTAAATATTGATAAGGTGTTACTCCACATTGCTGTGTAAACTTACGCAGTAATGTATACTTGTTTAAACCAGCAACCTCGCTAAGCACATCTAAACTAATCCGTTCCATAAATTTAGTTGCCAGAAAGTCACCTACTTTTTGGATATCACTACTTATTTCAGCACATTGCCAAGGCTCTGAATTAGTATATTCTCGCAAAAATTGTTCCATCAAAAAATAAAGAGCTTCTATTTTAGCCATTTCTTCTCGTTTTTCCATCAACATATCGTGGAAATCTCTCAGAAGCTGAAGATATTCACTTTTAAAAGCTACCGAGCTAGCAAACTCTGGTAAATAGCTTTTCCCCGTAATCTCTAGCACTACCTTACGCATTACTTCAGGACTTATGTTAATTGAGCGATAATCTAATGGTTCTACGTCTAGCTGACAGCAAGTATGATTTTCCAAAGGATTAAACAAGAGCAAATCGCCAGCACCAACATTATACTTTTTATTTTTACAAGATAATTGTCTTGTGCCACTTTCAATAAACCCAATTACGTAATCTTCATGAAAATGATTCGGAAATTTATGCATTAACCCTTTAAACCAATAAGCTTCAATTCCCAAATCTTCATCAAAACAGACAATTCTTTCACTCAAACTCACTATCTCACCCCTTTGCCTTTAGTCTAACATTTCCCAATTATTCTTTCTTGAATGATATTGACATATTCAGTGTTTTGTCTCGATATTTTTAGATACCTTTCTAATAATTTATGCAGAAATTTTCTCTAGCTATCCTATTTACATTCTAGTATTTACACTTCTTAGGATTTATTCCACACCGGCTCCGTCAAATTTAGGAATAAATTCTTGCCCCGCAGCATTTTTAGTTTGAATAAAACAATTGCTAAACCCTAATTTTTCCGCATATTTAACAACTTTATTATATTCTAAACTAGTTAAGTTTCTATTTAATTTCGGATAGTTCGCAACTTTATATAAAGGTGTGAACTGATTCATCAAACTCAAATATACATCATTAGCAAAAGTTTGCCACAACCATTGTACAATAGCCAAACTCTCTTGCGAATGACTCGGTAGTACTAGATGTCGCACAATGACCCCACGAATCAATCGTTCTCCTTGAAAAACAGGCTTACCTACTTGCTTAAACATCTGCTGAATTGCTGCTTGCGCAACTTGGGGATAATCTATTGCTTGAGCATAGCATTTTCCTGTTATGGACGAAAAATATTTAAAATCCGGCAAAAATATATCTACTATATCCGCTAAAGCCTCTATCGTGGCTACAGTTTCATAGGCATTAGAGTTATATACAATTGGCAAATTAAACCCTTGTGCTTTAGCTCGTACTACCGCGTCTATAATTTGTGGTACATAGTGTGTGGGTGTTACTAAATCTAACGTACTAGCGCCACGCTTTTGTAGCTCCAAAAATATTTCGGCCAAGCGTTCTACCGAAATTACTTTACCTACGCCTTGCTGACTAATTTCATAATTCTGGCAAAATACACAATGAAGATTGCAGTGTGAAAAGAACACTGTTCCTGCACCATTTTCCCCCACTAAACACGGTTCTTCCCATTGATGCAAACTTGCTAAAGCCACTTTAACCTTGGCGCCTGCACCACAAAACCCTAATTCGCCGCTTTCTCTATTTACCGAACATGCTCTTGGGCAAAGTTGACAATTTGTTAAATCCATTTTCTAACTTCCTTTTAAATAATTTAGCTATAATTCTAGCCTAAATAACTAGTTTTGTTAATAGAAAAAGCAACTCTTCCTATTTATAATAGTGACGAGTTGCTTTTATAAAAATCTTTACCTTTTTAGAACACTAATTTCGATTTTACTTGTTTCTTGGTTTTCACCAAAATAACCCGTTACTCCATCGCGCTTCAAGTATATTTCCACTAACT from Succinispira mobilis DSM 6222 includes:
- a CDS encoding AraC family transcriptional regulator, which encodes MSLSERIVCFDEDLGIEAYWFKGLMHKFPNHFHEDYVIGFIESGTRQLSCKNKKYNVGAGDLLLFNPLENHTCCQLDVEPLDYRSINISPEVMRKVVLEITGKSYLPEFASSVAFKSEYLQLLRDFHDMLMEKREEMAKIEALYFLMEQFLREYTNSEPWQCAEISSDIQKVGDFLATKFMERISLDVLSEVAGLNKYTLLRKFTQQCGVTPYQYLETLRVNHAKKLLETGVEPAEAAISAGFTDQSHFTRFFKNFIGLTPKQYQNIFINLGKS
- a CDS encoding radical SAM protein; this translates as MDLTNCQLCPRACSVNRESGELGFCGAGAKVKVALASLHQWEEPCLVGENGAGTVFFSHCNLHCVFCQNYEISQQGVGKVISVERLAEIFLELQKRGASTLDLVTPTHYVPQIIDAVVRAKAQGFNLPIVYNSNAYETVATIEALADIVDIFLPDFKYFSSITGKCYAQAIDYPQVAQAAIQQMFKQVGKPVFQGERLIRGVIVRHLVLPSHSQESLAIVQWLWQTFANDVYLSLMNQFTPLYKVANYPKLNRNLTSLEYNKVVKYAEKLGFSNCFIQTKNAAGQEFIPKFDGAGVE